In the Telopea speciosissima isolate NSW1024214 ecotype Mountain lineage chromosome 2, Tspe_v1, whole genome shotgun sequence genome, one interval contains:
- the LOC122649792 gene encoding pentatricopeptide repeat-containing protein At4g21065-like — MHFSSIKTKASRSFKTISTLTQPSTTGTSGLHYSDNNKCSSKRAAEQSFLALLETCNSVPKLTQVHAHLLKSGLQNNPFVLTKFASTSSDLNIIDYAVSLVFSNAQPCCDTFLFNTIIRAYAQTSQAKHNAISSYQLMLRLSVPPNKFTFPFLLKACAGIRDLNLGRQVHGSVAKLWFDADLYVQNTMVHMYSCCAGGIEFARKVFDEMPKLNPVTWTAMIGGYARLGRSTDAVGLFRRMQIAGVRPDEVTMVSVLSACADLGALELGKWIEFYVEREGVTKTVELCNALIDMFTKCGDVDEAVRLFRKMNEKTIVSWTSVIVGMAMHGRGAEAVAFFEEMKRDGVCPDDVAFIGLLSACSHSGMVEEGQRYFDSMRSEFAIEPKIEHYGCMVDLFGRAGLVRKALTFVQEMPIEPNPIIWRTLVNACRVHGELELSESITKKLIGTEPMHGSNYVLLSNIYAKMFRWEKKTKIREVMGMRGVRKVPGCTMIELNNEIYEFTAGDKTHSQYKEIYKMVDEMRREMKRAGYIPTTSEVLLDIDEEDKEDALNRHSEKLAIAFALINTTPGTPIRIVKNLRVCEDCHSASKFISKVYS; from the coding sequence ATGCACTTTTCTTCTATCAAAACCAAAGCCAGTCGCTCATTCAAAACAATATCCACCTTAACACAACCTTCAACAACGGGAACATCTGGGCTTCACTATTCAGACAACAACAAGTGCAGCAGCAAGAGAGCAGCAGAACAGAGCTTCTTAGCTCTGCTAGAGACCTGTAACTCAGTCCCTAAACTCACTCAAGTCCATGCTCACCTATTGAAATCTGGTCTCCAAAACAACCCATTTGTTCTCACCAAATTCGCTTCCACATCCTCCGACCTCAACATTATCGACTATGCCGTCTCGCTCGTTTTCTCTAATGCTCAACCCTGTTGCGACACCTTTCTTTTCAATACTATCATTCGAGCCTATGCTCAAACCAGCCAAGCCAAGCATAATGCCATCTCTTCTTACCAACTCATGCTTCGCTTGTCTGTCCCACCCAATAAATTCACCTTCCCCTTCCTCCTCAAAGCCTGTGCCGGCATCCGCGACCTGAATTTGGGCAGACAAGTTCATGGGTCCGTCGCTAAACTTTGGTTCGATGCCGACCTTTATGTTCAAAACACCATGGTTCATATGTACTCTTGCTGTGCTGGGGGAATTGAGTTTGCTCGCAAGGTGTTCGATGAGATGCCCAAATTGAACCCGGTGACTTGGACTGCGATGATTGGGGGGTATGCACGTCTGGGTAGGTCTACAGATGCTGTTGGACTATTTCGGAGAATGCAGATTGCTGGGGTTAGACCCGATGAGGTTACTATGGTTTCGGTTCTTTCTGCATGTGCTGATCTGGGTGCTCTTGAACTTGGGAAGTGGATTGAGTTTTATGTTGAAAGAGAAGGGGTTACAAAGACAGTAGAGCTCTGCAATGCACTCATTGACATGTTTACCAAGTGTGGTGATGTTGATGAAGCTGTGAGACTATTTAGAAAGATGAATGAAAAGACAATCGTGTCTTGGACTTCTGTGATTGTGGGTATGGCTATGCATGGTCGTGGTGCAGAGGCTGTTGCTTTctttgaagagatgaagagagatgGGGTTTGCCCAGATGATGTTGCCTTCATTGGGTTACTTTCAGCCTGTAGCCATTCTGGGATGGTTGAAGAGGGTCAACGTTATTTTGACTCGATGAGGTCTGAGTTTGCCATTGAGCCTAAGATAGAGCACTATGGTTGCATGGTGGATTTGTTTGGCAGAGCTGGGCTTGTCAGAAAAGCCCTGACTTTCGTTCAAGAGATGCCTATTGAGCCAAATCCCATAATTTGGCGAACCTTGGTTAATGCTTGCCGGGTTCATGGGGAGCTTGAACTTAGTGAGAGCATCACTAAGAAGCTGATAGGAACTGAGCCTATGCATGGATCAAATTATGTCTTGTTATCGAACATCTATGCGAAAATGTTCCGGTgggagaaaaaaacaaagattagAGAAGTGATGGGGATGAGGGGGGTCAGGAAAGTCCCTGGATGCACCATGATTGAGCTGAACAATGAGATCTATGAATTCACTGCAGGAGATAAAACTCATAGTCAGTACAAAGAGATCTACAAGATGGTGGATGAAATGCGGAGGGAGATGAAGAGAGCTGGGTACATCCCTACAACATCTGAGGTGTTACTAGACATTGATGAGGAAGACAAGGAAGATGCATTGAATAGGCACAGTGAGAAGCTGGCCATTGCTTTTGCACTTATAAATACCACACCAGGGACCCCAATCCGTATTGTGAAGAACTTGCGTGTTTGTGAAGATTGTCACTCTGCTTCAAAGTTTATTTCCAAGGTCTATAGTTGA